Proteins found in one Geomonas subterranea genomic segment:
- a CDS encoding glycosyltransferase family 4 protein, producing the protein MIRIYYVYIFLTALISCSILVPYAARLAIKVGGVDQPDERKVHSHGTPRLGGVAVFCSVLFSVIFFCGINQQTKGFLVGAIIIFLTGLADDLVRLTPRQKLIGELLAVGQAVLLGGIRVNDLGTPFGFGPIELGFFAIPFTIFAIVGLVNAINLLDGMDGLAGGVCAIACISFAVISFTSSNHVLSPLVIALLGSIIGFLLYNHYPAHIFLGDSGSLLLGYCMGIFSVFLATGSKTAVSPYLPLIILGVPILDTLVVMINRRRYGRKLFQPDKTHLHHRLLGLGISHKLTVLIVVGISYLFSVIAIFGRELGDGTLITLLLVTGLTVYGLLYGMTRKGWFGRIYLYSDQALRTSYHFRYLVRLTGWLLLVIKYLLGAVFLMPLLLPGEVILKCATLLLMAAAASAAVYLMRREWRERLLVGNIYLFGGVAIFALENFGRQINLFGVALHYVSHGIFLALLICAGSKIFIRKRASLLIVSPFDYLLMLIVLSAPLIPLSFTTQFHLLTVTAKTVIFLAGTKLVLKKQLHFAAAGVQAKEMAAVSLDGSSIEQTKTAG; encoded by the coding sequence ATGATACGCATTTATTACGTCTACATATTCCTCACAGCGCTCATCTCCTGCTCCATCCTAGTCCCGTATGCGGCGCGCCTGGCGATCAAGGTGGGGGGGGTTGACCAGCCGGACGAGAGAAAAGTGCACTCCCACGGCACGCCGCGCCTGGGGGGAGTGGCCGTTTTCTGCTCCGTTTTGTTCAGTGTCATCTTCTTCTGCGGCATCAACCAGCAGACCAAGGGCTTTTTGGTCGGCGCCATCATCATTTTCCTCACCGGCCTTGCGGATGACTTGGTGCGGCTTACCCCGCGCCAGAAGTTGATCGGTGAGCTCCTGGCCGTGGGACAGGCCGTGCTGCTCGGGGGCATCCGCGTGAACGATCTGGGGACCCCGTTCGGCTTTGGTCCCATCGAACTCGGCTTCTTTGCCATCCCCTTCACCATCTTCGCCATCGTTGGCCTGGTCAACGCCATCAACCTTCTCGACGGCATGGACGGCCTCGCCGGTGGCGTCTGCGCCATCGCTTGCATATCCTTCGCAGTGATCTCCTTCACCTCTTCCAACCACGTACTGTCACCGCTTGTCATCGCGCTTTTAGGAAGCATCATTGGTTTTTTACTCTACAACCATTATCCGGCCCACATCTTTCTCGGGGACAGCGGGAGCCTCCTTCTGGGGTACTGCATGGGGATTTTCTCCGTGTTCCTCGCTACCGGTAGCAAGACGGCCGTCTCCCCCTATCTCCCCCTGATCATCCTCGGCGTCCCAATCCTCGACACGCTGGTGGTGATGATAAACCGCCGGCGCTACGGCAGAAAGCTCTTCCAGCCGGACAAGACGCACCTGCACCACCGCCTGCTCGGCCTCGGCATAAGCCACAAGCTGACCGTGCTTATTGTGGTAGGAATCTCGTATCTTTTCAGCGTGATTGCCATCTTCGGGCGCGAGTTGGGTGACGGGACGCTGATCACCCTTTTGCTGGTGACGGGGTTGACCGTGTACGGGCTTCTCTACGGCATGACGCGCAAGGGGTGGTTTGGCAGGATCTACCTCTACAGCGACCAGGCCCTGCGCACCAGCTACCATTTCCGTTACCTGGTGCGGCTCACGGGGTGGCTGTTGTTGGTGATCAAGTACCTGTTGGGCGCGGTATTTCTCATGCCCTTACTGCTGCCGGGCGAGGTGATACTCAAATGTGCCACGCTGCTCCTTATGGCGGCCGCTGCCTCCGCTGCAGTATATCTGATGCGCAGGGAGTGGCGCGAGAGGCTCCTGGTGGGAAACATCTATCTTTTTGGAGGTGTGGCGATCTTCGCCCTGGAGAACTTCGGGCGCCAGATCAACCTGTTCGGCGTAGCGCTGCATTACGTCTCGCACGGGATCTTCCTGGCGCTCCTAATCTGCGCCGGATCCAAGATCTTCATCAGGAAGCGCGCCTCACTCCTCATCGTATCTCCCTTCGACTACCTGCTTATGCTGATCGTTTTAAGCGCCCCCCTTATCCCCTTGAGCTTCACCACGCAGTTCCATCTCTTAACCGTTACCGCAAAAACCGTGATCTTCCTGGCCGGGACGAAGCTTGTCCTGAAAAAGCAGTTGCACTTCGCCGCGGCCGGGGTGCAGGCGAAGGAGATGGCGGCCGTGAGCCTGGACGGCAGCAGCATTGAGCAAACGAAAACGGCCGGGTGA
- a CDS encoding class I SAM-dependent methyltransferase has product MIEVTCPMDGEIISRNHQGLFCPQCGNGFPEVDVLGKLTPDLRCLERSSQVTLTFTVPYTPLESVQVKQFGKATTAAGSYHSREKLRRLYKTKLQKEIIFYVERLLNEVGQEARILDLGCGSGGNKRYLNDIGFKSVLSVDFMAPGAEYLVDVHRLPFAAGTFDMILTTATLEHFYNPYIAFSEMSRVLKPGGMLIASGSFWEGWHGNSCFHFTPGGMDILCNSAGLEIADLWSGWGFIPSVATHALGLGRFKNVTYQLQTLFDSAITLIAGKEAAKKHKFRTSGSFGIMARKHCGQAL; this is encoded by the coding sequence ATGATCGAAGTAACCTGCCCAATGGATGGGGAGATAATTTCACGCAACCACCAGGGGCTCTTCTGCCCGCAGTGCGGCAATGGGTTTCCGGAGGTAGACGTGCTGGGAAAACTGACCCCCGACCTACGCTGTCTGGAGCGTTCCTCGCAGGTCACCCTCACATTCACAGTTCCATACACCCCGCTCGAATCCGTGCAGGTGAAGCAGTTCGGCAAGGCAACCACCGCGGCTGGAAGCTACCACTCCCGTGAAAAACTGCGCCGGCTCTACAAGACCAAGCTGCAAAAGGAAATCATCTTTTACGTGGAAAGGCTCTTGAACGAGGTAGGGCAAGAGGCGCGCATCCTCGACCTTGGTTGCGGCAGCGGCGGCAACAAGCGGTATCTGAACGATATCGGCTTCAAAAGCGTGCTGTCTGTCGACTTCATGGCGCCCGGGGCCGAGTACCTGGTGGATGTACACCGCCTCCCCTTTGCCGCCGGCACCTTCGACATGATCCTTACCACGGCCACGCTCGAACACTTCTACAACCCGTACATCGCTTTCTCAGAGATGAGCAGGGTGCTGAAACCGGGGGGGATGCTGATCGCGAGCGGGAGCTTCTGGGAGGGGTGGCACGGCAATTCCTGCTTTCACTTCACACCAGGGGGGATGGACATCCTCTGCAACAGTGCCGGTCTCGAGATCGCCGACCTCTGGTCCGGCTGGGGGTTCATTCCGAGTGTTGCGACCCATGCACTGGGACTCGGCAGGTTCAAAAATGTCACCTATCAACTGCAAACCCTCTTCGACTCTGCTATAACTCTCATAGCCGGCAAGGAGGCCGCCAAGAAGCACAAGTTCAGGACCAGCGGGTCGTTCGGCATAATGGCACGAAAACATTGCGGACAAGCACTATGA
- a CDS encoding glycosyltransferase: MTRPLQICHVITTINRGGAENHLFELVRGQVEDGMRVAVAYLKGDGYWRAPLEALGVEVIALGLRRYGDVAPLLTLRRAIRRLHPDLVHAHLGPAEVYARGAIAGRSGLPFVVSRHNEATFTGGAMDTLLARWVGLRAARVIAISASVQQFYCGCHRFLPLQRVPVVHYGIDPAPYLQVAPVAVAARRQEWGIKPETLAVGTVARMVPAKALHVLLEAFALLVIEAPATKLVLVGTGPLEADLRRRAVALDIQEKVVWAGFQEDIPCVMAAFDIFALTSVTEGFGLVLLEAMSAARPVVASAVSAIPEIVVEGETGCLVPPGDPAALAHALAVLACDPESRLKLGEAGRRRALESFTLKAMQQNTIAVYRSILANRPVTGRPEAAVPLEEP; this comes from the coding sequence ATGACCCGACCACTCCAGATCTGTCACGTGATAACCACCATCAACCGTGGGGGCGCCGAAAACCACCTATTCGAGCTGGTGCGCGGCCAGGTGGAGGACGGCATGCGCGTGGCAGTTGCCTACTTGAAGGGGGACGGCTACTGGCGCGCACCGTTGGAGGCACTGGGAGTCGAGGTGATTGCCCTTGGTCTTCGCCGCTACGGCGACGTCGCTCCCCTTCTCACCCTGCGGCGCGCAATCAGACGCCTGCACCCGGACCTCGTACACGCGCACCTGGGCCCGGCGGAGGTCTATGCCAGGGGGGCGATCGCGGGGCGGTCGGGGCTTCCCTTCGTGGTGTCCCGGCATAACGAAGCTACCTTTACCGGCGGCGCAATGGACACCTTACTGGCTCGCTGGGTCGGGCTCAGGGCGGCACGGGTCATTGCCATTTCGGCGTCGGTGCAGCAATTTTACTGTGGCTGCCATCGCTTCCTCCCCCTGCAGCGGGTGCCGGTGGTCCACTATGGCATTGATCCGGCGCCGTACCTTCAGGTCGCCCCTGTGGCTGTCGCGGCACGGCGCCAGGAGTGGGGCATCAAGCCTGAGACTCTTGCCGTAGGGACGGTGGCGCGCATGGTGCCGGCAAAGGCGCTCCACGTTCTCCTGGAGGCGTTCGCGCTCCTTGTCATCGAGGCCCCGGCCACCAAACTCGTGCTAGTCGGGACAGGGCCGCTGGAAGCGGACCTGAGACGCCGTGCGGTTGCGCTCGACATCCAGGAGAAGGTGGTCTGGGCCGGGTTTCAGGAGGACATTCCCTGCGTGATGGCCGCCTTCGACATCTTCGCCCTCACCTCGGTAACCGAGGGGTTCGGCCTTGTCCTTCTGGAGGCGATGTCGGCGGCCCGCCCGGTAGTTGCCTCTGCGGTGAGCGCCATCCCTGAAATCGTAGTCGAGGGGGAAACTGGTTGCCTCGTACCGCCTGGCGACCCCGCTGCCCTCGCGCACGCGCTCGCGGTACTTGCCTGCGATCCCGAATCACGCCTAAAGCTCGGCGAGGCGGGAAGACGACGGGCCCTGGAATCATTCACGCTCAAAGCAATGCAGCAAAACACCATCGCCGTTTACCGCTCTATTCTCGCCAACCGACCTGTCACGGGGAGGCCCGAAGCGGCCGTTCCTCTGGAGGAGCCATGA
- a CDS encoding glycosyltransferase family 4 protein, translated as MNLLIFNLKTDADDTVLGFTTDWINALARHFSKVTVITMAVGRVSVAGNVEVMSVGKEKGWSEARRAAKFYALLGRVLSTRRYHACFAHMMPLFAVMGWPLLQLKRVPITLWYAHGHVPPFLRVAVHLVDRVVTSSRSGFRIETDKLVVVGQGIDTDRFAPSPRPEKDVLLALTLGRIAPVKRLEVAIEALALLPHGLREKVRLRFVGDTLRTEDQDYLMGLNRLVRERGLSRQVEFQAGVPFAEAPGVYAKADLFVNSSDTDSVDKTVLEAMSSGLPIVTSNAAFKEVLPLDLARDWIVPKGDPRALAQRLEHLVSLSAGEREDIGVRLRETVTAGHSLPRLAKRLALLMSEKDSRGTTITTSTGAI; from the coding sequence ATGAATCTCCTTATCTTCAACCTGAAGACAGACGCAGATGACACCGTGCTCGGCTTCACCACTGACTGGATCAACGCCCTAGCGCGCCACTTCAGCAAGGTGACAGTGATCACCATGGCCGTGGGAAGGGTCTCCGTCGCTGGAAACGTCGAAGTTATGAGCGTCGGCAAGGAAAAGGGATGGAGCGAGGCCCGGCGCGCTGCGAAATTCTATGCCCTTTTGGGGCGCGTTTTGAGCACCCGGCGTTACCATGCCTGCTTCGCGCACATGATGCCCCTTTTTGCCGTCATGGGGTGGCCACTTTTGCAGCTGAAGCGGGTCCCTATCACGCTTTGGTACGCGCACGGACACGTCCCGCCGTTTTTGAGGGTTGCGGTCCACCTGGTGGACCGGGTAGTGACCTCTTCGCGCAGCGGTTTCCGGATCGAGACCGACAAGCTCGTCGTGGTGGGACAGGGCATCGACACCGACCGCTTCGCCCCCTCCCCGCGGCCCGAGAAGGATGTTCTGCTAGCCCTCACCTTGGGGCGCATCGCGCCGGTCAAACGGCTCGAGGTGGCGATCGAGGCGCTTGCGCTCCTACCTCATGGCTTGCGGGAAAAAGTGCGGCTCCGCTTCGTGGGGGACACGCTGAGAACCGAGGACCAAGACTACCTCATGGGCCTTAACCGACTGGTCCGGGAGCGCGGACTCTCTCGGCAGGTGGAGTTTCAGGCCGGCGTCCCCTTCGCCGAAGCACCGGGTGTCTACGCCAAGGCCGATTTGTTCGTCAACTCGAGCGACACCGATAGCGTCGACAAGACGGTCTTGGAGGCCATGAGCTCCGGCCTCCCCATCGTCACCAGCAACGCAGCCTTCAAAGAAGTGCTCCCTTTGGACCTGGCCCGGGATTGGATCGTACCCAAGGGGGACCCACGCGCTCTTGCCCAAAGACTGGAGCACCTAGTCTCGCTTTCCGCCGGGGAACGAGAAGACATCGGGGTTCGTTTAAGGGAAACGGTCACCGCCGGCCACTCCCTCCCCCGCCTCGCGAAGCGGCTGGCCTTACTGATGTCGGAGAAGGACAGCAGGGGCACCACCATCACAACAAGCACGGGTGCCATATGA
- a CDS encoding class I SAM-dependent methyltransferase codes for MKLGMKRKLTRVRFNRFIEKYAFNGPVLDVGGANSPYRRWFPTIKSLDISPDRGADIIGDAHDMHMIPDASYDLVLCTSVLEHCLEPARVLAEIRRVLRVDGRLILSVPFVFPIHDAPHDYWRFTEFGVKRLLTEFEIEEFVEDMNTLETLGYMFHRLFLQTTGALALARALSFLASKLLYLLPKGALGSEYGDGSRRYRMNSSILVADYLVCARKPGEKRAG; via the coding sequence ATGAAGCTCGGGATGAAGAGAAAATTGACCCGCGTCAGGTTCAACCGGTTTATCGAGAAGTACGCTTTCAACGGGCCGGTCCTCGACGTCGGCGGGGCCAACAGCCCCTACCGTCGCTGGTTTCCAACCATAAAGTCGCTGGATATCTCCCCCGACCGCGGTGCCGACATCATAGGGGACGCGCACGACATGCACATGATCCCTGACGCAAGCTACGACCTCGTGCTGTGCACCTCAGTCCTCGAACACTGCCTGGAGCCCGCGCGGGTGCTGGCAGAGATACGACGCGTGCTCAGGGTAGACGGCCGCCTGATTCTGAGCGTCCCTTTCGTCTTCCCAATCCACGACGCCCCTCACGACTACTGGCGCTTCACTGAGTTCGGCGTGAAGAGGCTTCTTACGGAGTTCGAGATCGAGGAGTTCGTGGAGGACATGAACACTCTGGAGACGCTCGGTTACATGTTCCACCGCCTATTCCTGCAAACCACGGGTGCACTTGCACTGGCCCGAGCTCTCTCGTTTTTAGCCAGCAAGCTCTTATACCTCCTGCCGAAGGGAGCGCTCGGGTCAGAGTACGGCGACGGCTCCAGACGCTACCGGATGAACAGCAGTATCCTGGTCGCCGACTATCTTGTCTGTGCCAGAAAACCGGGGGAGAAACGTGCCGGTTGA
- a CDS encoding glycosyltransferase, translated as MSKGRLVYISNTRIPSAKANTYQSFCVCEAFARQGLEVEFWHPARKGDYSTHPGGEEEVFRHYDVNPLFRLCRLPALDLTFLMQHANRIWFYVAAASFSLSAMWRLGNESRGTVIYTRDSTTLSLFYYANRLGLLRLPVFYEAHRFSDREVRHVRDVEGVVVVNACLKEEYEKGGKLNILVAHDCIREETFLAPSPPPVDLAARHGFPARERFATYIGRFKSRGNDKGIEIIVRCMKHVRDAKLRFLFVGGPLDAVPGFRRLMREEGVEDSRALFLDGQPVHELRHFHSLSSVLLMPYPRSKHHALQLSPLKMFEYMSSKRPIVASDLPSIREVLNEENALFCRPDDPEDLAKKIDWVLENDCTALSERAWQDVQRYTWDKRGATIVGWMRDSGHLTTKASLPVLGAAAQLEAKTPKKSLIDQRFKKNLLFNYATQAVGITAGFVTTTLIARNAGLHTYGLIGLLAALGGVLTNLLSFRTNEAVVSFYKKGEVENDPGSRRLALVAGMLIDLCVGLFLYFLVSGLAPFIARTLLKEPGEYPGVALYAGIMLSSFLRGTPLGLLIALERFRLVNLITLTEQLLKMLAVALLVHAGSPVTLRGIVTAYLVPAVAVTLFVYCYPVARLARLRGARIPRGRVVDYAQFSISTFVSSTLKAGNQNVDTVVLGVFTTPAAVGAYTLFRQFLAPISMVTTPFSSQSYPRFSEAVARRRLDDISQTVRHANRLLMKAFLALCIVIVPGLFIYDRWNGLGFTWQHYLTFALLLVNALVLQRLWWCRPFAVAFDPNISLRGNLIYSLSLPLCLVLAVSSAGLIGVGAALTLTALLQWAYWSAIMRKAIHVQY; from the coding sequence GTGAGTAAAGGGAGGCTCGTCTACATATCGAACACCCGGATTCCCAGCGCAAAAGCGAACACCTACCAGTCCTTCTGCGTCTGCGAGGCGTTTGCCCGCCAGGGACTCGAGGTGGAATTCTGGCACCCGGCCCGCAAGGGGGACTACTCGACGCACCCCGGGGGTGAAGAGGAGGTCTTTCGACACTACGACGTGAACCCACTCTTCCGCCTGTGCCGCCTCCCCGCGCTCGACCTCACCTTTTTGATGCAGCATGCTAACCGCATCTGGTTTTACGTTGCGGCCGCCAGCTTTTCGCTGAGCGCGATGTGGCGGCTCGGCAACGAGTCCCGGGGCACAGTCATCTACACGCGGGACTCGACTACCCTTTCCCTCTTCTACTATGCAAACCGGCTAGGGCTTTTGCGGCTGCCGGTCTTCTACGAGGCGCACCGCTTCTCCGACCGCGAGGTGCGCCACGTCCGCGACGTTGAGGGGGTCGTCGTCGTGAACGCCTGCCTTAAGGAAGAGTACGAGAAGGGGGGAAAGCTGAACATCCTCGTTGCGCATGACTGCATCCGGGAGGAGACCTTCCTCGCCCCTTCCCCCCCCCCAGTCGATCTTGCGGCCCGACACGGTTTCCCGGCACGGGAGCGGTTCGCCACCTACATCGGGCGCTTCAAGTCGCGCGGCAACGACAAGGGGATCGAGATCATCGTCAGGTGCATGAAACACGTGCGCGATGCGAAGCTCAGGTTCCTCTTCGTCGGCGGCCCCCTCGACGCGGTACCAGGGTTCCGGCGCCTGATGCGGGAGGAAGGGGTGGAGGATAGCCGCGCGCTGTTCCTGGACGGTCAGCCGGTGCACGAACTCAGGCATTTCCATTCACTGAGTTCGGTCCTGCTCATGCCCTACCCGCGCTCGAAGCACCACGCCCTGCAGCTGTCGCCTTTGAAGATGTTCGAGTACATGAGTTCGAAGCGCCCCATCGTTGCCTCCGATCTCCCCTCGATCCGGGAGGTTCTAAACGAGGAAAACGCGCTCTTTTGCCGCCCAGACGACCCGGAAGATCTGGCAAAGAAGATCGATTGGGTGCTGGAAAACGACTGCACCGCGCTTTCCGAGCGAGCCTGGCAGGACGTGCAGCGTTACACCTGGGACAAACGTGGTGCGACGATTGTCGGATGGATGCGCGACAGTGGGCACCTTACGACCAAGGCCTCGCTCCCTGTGCTCGGGGCAGCCGCCCAATTGGAAGCGAAGACGCCGAAAAAAAGCCTGATTGATCAGCGTTTCAAGAAGAACCTCCTCTTTAACTACGCGACTCAGGCGGTAGGCATCACAGCGGGATTCGTCACCACCACACTGATCGCCCGCAACGCGGGCCTGCATACCTACGGGCTCATCGGCCTCTTGGCGGCCCTTGGGGGGGTCTTAACCAACCTGCTCAGCTTCCGCACCAACGAGGCAGTGGTCTCCTTCTACAAGAAGGGCGAGGTGGAAAACGACCCCGGGAGCCGGCGGCTGGCGCTCGTAGCCGGTATGCTGATCGATCTTTGCGTCGGACTCTTCCTTTATTTCCTGGTGTCCGGACTCGCCCCCTTCATCGCTCGCACCCTCCTCAAGGAGCCGGGGGAGTACCCAGGGGTCGCCCTCTACGCTGGCATCATGCTCTCGAGCTTCCTGCGAGGCACGCCGCTCGGGCTTTTGATCGCCCTCGAGCGCTTCCGGCTGGTGAACCTGATCACCCTTACGGAGCAGCTTTTGAAGATGCTAGCCGTGGCGCTTTTGGTTCACGCGGGGAGTCCGGTGACCCTCAGGGGAATAGTGACCGCGTACCTCGTCCCGGCCGTTGCTGTCACCCTCTTCGTCTACTGTTATCCCGTGGCTCGGCTCGCAAGGCTCAGGGGGGCGAGGATACCGCGAGGCCGGGTCGTGGACTATGCCCAGTTCAGCATAAGCACCTTTGTGTCATCTACGCTGAAGGCGGGAAACCAGAACGTGGACACCGTCGTGCTTGGCGTTTTCACCACACCAGCAGCCGTCGGTGCCTATACCCTCTTTCGCCAATTCCTGGCCCCGATCTCCATGGTCACCACCCCCTTCTCCTCGCAGAGCTATCCCCGGTTCTCCGAGGCGGTGGCGCGAAGGAGGCTCGATGACATCTCGCAGACGGTACGTCACGCGAACAGGCTCCTCATGAAGGCCTTTCTGGCGCTCTGCATCGTGATAGTGCCGGGGCTATTCATCTACGACCGGTGGAACGGGCTCGGTTTCACCTGGCAGCACTACCTCACGTTCGCCCTCTTGCTGGTGAACGCCTTGGTGCTGCAGCGGCTTTGGTGGTGCCGCCCCTTCGCCGTCGCATTCGATCCGAACATCTCGCTGCGGGGGAACCTGATTTACTCGCTGTCGCTTCCGCTCTGCCTGGTCCTCGCTGTAAGCTCAGCCGGGCTTATTGGCGTCGGTGCGGCATTGACCTTAACCGCTCTGCTGCAGTGGGCCTACTGGTCCGCGATTATGAGAAAGGCGATCCATGTCCAATATTAG
- a CDS encoding glycosyltransferase family 4 protein — MPVESELVYISNTRIPSRKANTYQSFCVCEAFADFFEKVSFWHPRRWNPDGGLCADPFAFYNVERRFTLVELEALDNRLFATRFHLGYAATNTLFGLVAAMRLLLDGKQKTVFVRDVGTLKAIGSFRRLGLLRHHRVIFEEHVFAPGHLPYLAMLDGLVTINRHLENLYRERLDIPILTAHDGVRLTEYGEKCPRPPGPPQVLYLGNFFRWKGVHTLAQAAQQFGDEVIFRFVGGSQEPDPEFQSTISRRQNVRVEGFVGRVEALERLRQASVLVLPNSGLDTMSTYTSPLKLFEYMAAGRPIVASRLPSLMEILHDGENAILCNPDDPADLAAKIRFVLKNDCSHLTRRAWQDVQEYGWGNRARNICAWMNFLEAG, encoded by the coding sequence GTGCCGGTTGAGTCGGAGCTCGTCTACATAAGCAACACCCGAATCCCCTCGCGCAAGGCGAACACCTACCAATCCTTCTGCGTCTGCGAGGCCTTCGCCGATTTTTTCGAGAAAGTGAGTTTCTGGCACCCCAGGCGCTGGAACCCCGACGGGGGCCTATGCGCCGACCCTTTTGCCTTCTACAACGTCGAGCGACGCTTCACGCTCGTTGAACTGGAGGCGCTCGACAACCGCCTCTTCGCCACGCGCTTTCACCTTGGGTACGCAGCGACCAACACCCTCTTCGGACTCGTCGCGGCCATGCGCCTTTTGCTGGACGGGAAACAAAAGACAGTCTTCGTGCGTGACGTGGGAACACTGAAGGCGATCGGCAGCTTCAGGAGGCTCGGGCTTTTGCGGCATCACCGAGTGATCTTCGAGGAGCACGTCTTCGCCCCGGGGCACCTCCCCTACCTGGCCATGCTGGACGGGTTGGTCACCATAAACCGCCACTTGGAAAACCTCTATCGCGAGCGGCTCGATATTCCCATCCTCACCGCGCACGACGGCGTGAGGCTGACCGAGTACGGCGAGAAGTGCCCCCGGCCCCCCGGCCCGCCCCAGGTTCTCTACCTGGGCAACTTCTTCCGCTGGAAGGGGGTACACACGTTAGCGCAGGCTGCCCAGCAATTCGGTGACGAGGTCATCTTCCGCTTCGTGGGGGGCTCGCAGGAGCCCGACCCGGAGTTCCAAAGCACAATCAGCAGGCGCCAAAACGTGAGGGTAGAGGGTTTCGTCGGGAGGGTGGAGGCCCTGGAGCGCCTGCGACAGGCAAGCGTCCTCGTGCTCCCCAACTCCGGGCTCGACACGATGAGCACCTACACCTCTCCGTTGAAGCTCTTCGAATACATGGCGGCCGGCCGCCCCATCGTCGCCTCGCGTCTGCCGTCGCTCATGGAAATCTTGCACGATGGGGAGAACGCGATCCTTTGCAACCCGGATGACCCGGCAGACCTCGCGGCAAAGATCCGCTTCGTGCTGAAAAACGACTGCAGCCACCTCACCCGGCGCGCCTGGCAGGACGTGCAGGAATACGGCTGGGGAAACCGGGCGCGCAACATCTGTGCCTGGATGAACTTTTTGGAGGCAGGGTGA
- a CDS encoding glycosyltransferase family 4 protein produces the protein MHILIAANTAWYLNNFRGRLITALIEEGHRVTALAPQDDYAPRLAAKGARYLPLPFCNTGTGPSEAATLLRMGRLLRAERPDLVLTYTPKINIYLSLAARALGIPVLANISGMGRGFISGGLLKAVMLLLYRVALRHPSKVFFQNEDDLEEFTKLKLVDPCRTALLPGSGVDLGRFRPAARPRREETVFLMVARLLTDKGAREYVAAARELKKSYPQVRFQLLGPLQPPAPSAISAAELDTWRAEGVVEYLGSTDDVLPFYHAADCLVLPSYREGTPRTLLEGAATALPLVATDAVGCRNAVKDGVNGFLCRMKDAADLAATMRRFLELPHAERERLGAAGRKRMELSFDEEIVITRYLKEIKRIEAGMA, from the coding sequence ATGCACATATTGATTGCCGCCAATACCGCATGGTACCTGAACAATTTCCGGGGGCGACTCATTACGGCGCTAATCGAGGAGGGGCACCGTGTCACCGCCCTCGCGCCGCAGGATGACTACGCACCGCGCCTGGCGGCGAAAGGGGCCCGTTACCTGCCGCTCCCTTTTTGCAACACCGGCACCGGCCCAAGCGAGGCTGCGACGCTTCTACGCATGGGACGCCTGCTCAGGGCGGAGCGCCCAGATCTCGTGCTGACCTACACGCCGAAGATCAACATCTACCTCTCGCTTGCGGCAAGGGCGCTCGGCATCCCGGTGCTCGCGAACATCTCCGGCATGGGTCGAGGGTTCATCTCAGGCGGCCTTCTGAAGGCCGTCATGCTGCTTCTGTACCGGGTTGCTCTCAGGCACCCCTCGAAGGTCTTTTTCCAGAACGAGGATGACCTCGAAGAGTTCACGAAACTCAAGCTGGTGGATCCTTGCCGGACCGCCCTCCTCCCGGGTTCCGGGGTGGACCTTGGGCGCTTCCGGCCCGCCGCCCGACCAAGAAGGGAGGAGACGGTTTTTCTCATGGTCGCGCGCCTTTTGACAGACAAGGGAGCGCGCGAGTACGTGGCGGCGGCGCGGGAGCTGAAGAAGTCCTATCCGCAGGTGCGCTTCCAGCTCCTGGGGCCTTTGCAACCTCCGGCTCCTTCCGCCATTTCCGCTGCGGAACTCGACACATGGCGCGCCGAGGGCGTGGTGGAGTACCTGGGGAGCACGGACGACGTACTCCCGTTCTACCACGCGGCCGACTGCCTAGTGCTCCCCTCCTACCGCGAAGGGACCCCCCGCACCCTCCTCGAGGGGGCCGCCACGGCGCTCCCCCTAGTCGCCACCGACGCGGTCGGCTGCAGGAACGCAGTTAAGGACGGGGTTAACGGCTTCTTGTGCCGCATGAAGGATGCTGCAGACCTTGCGGCAACCATGCGCCGGTTTCTGGAATTGCCACATGCCGAACGTGAACGGCTGGGGGCCGCGGGGAGAAAACGGATGGAACTGAGTTTCGACGAGGAAATCGTCATCACCCGCTACCTGAAGGAAATAAAAAGGATCGAGGCTGGCATGGCATGA